A region of Ictalurus furcatus strain D&B chromosome 1, Billie_1.0, whole genome shotgun sequence DNA encodes the following proteins:
- the LOC128612095 gene encoding uncharacterized protein LOC128612095 isoform X2, which translates to MRFMELQKRQHDLRAQLYSEIVTRSGALYKASDSTEMNENFRESDLENGHKEEKKRGWSSGLNKIHQLDMKILHDVAYSNSLTCSQGSFCANTDSRSTSAMSISTSLGSWRSGTRPQRAFVPHSPVDLQIGHRVRVLLPTGRISTGTLRYLGQPHGSSDFYLGVELELAENANQAGTCEGQCYFDCKPGHGAFVAFSKLLLAWE; encoded by the exons ATGCGGTTCATGGAGCTGCAGAAGAGACAGCATGATCTAAGAGCTCAA TTGTACTCTGAGATTGTCACTAGGTCAGGTGCCTTGTACAAAGCAAGTGATTCAACAGAAATGAATGAGAACTTCAGAGAGTCTGACTTGGAGAATGGACACAAGGAGGAAAAGAAACGTGGCTGGTCCA GTGGCTTGAACAAAATTCATCAACTGGATATGAAAATACTGCATGATGTGGCTTACTCAAACAGTCTGACATGCAGTCAGGGCTCCTTTTGTGCTAATACTGACTCCAGATCAACATCTGCCATGTCTATCAGCACAAG TCTGGGCTCATGGAGAAGTGGCACTCGTCCCCAAAGAGCCTTTGTGCCCCATTCCCCAGTGGACCTGCAGATTGGCCACAGGGTTAGAGTTTTGCTTCCTACAGGCCGAATTAGCACTGGAACCCTGCGCTATCTGGGCCAACCACATGGCTCATCTGACTTTTATTTGGGTGTGGAGCTGGAGCTGGCTGAGAATGCAAACCAAGCAGGCACCTGTGAGGGGCAGTGCTACTTTGACTG caagCCTGGACATGGTGCATTTGTGGCATTCAGCAAGCTACTACTGGCCTGGGAGTAG